One segment of Pan paniscus chromosome 20, NHGRI_mPanPan1-v2.0_pri, whole genome shotgun sequence DNA contains the following:
- the SYCN gene encoding syncollin, with protein sequence MSPLRPLLLALALAAVPCAQGACPASADLKHSDGTRTCAKLYDKSDPYYENCCGGAELSLEPGADLPYLPSNWANTASSLVVAPRCELTVWSRQGKAGKTHKFSAGTYPRLEEYRRGILGDWSNAISALYCRCS encoded by the exons ATGTCCCCGCTGCGCCCGCTGctgctggccctggccctggccgcCGTGCCTTGCGCCCAGGGCGCCTGCCCCGCCTCCGCCGACCTCAAGCACTCGGACGGGACGCGCACTTGCGCCAAGCTCTATGACAAGAGCGACCCCTACTATGAGAACTGCTGCGGGGGCGCCGAGCTGTCGCTGGAGCCGGGCGCAGATCTGCCCTACCTGCCCTCCAACTGGGCCAACACCGCCTCCTCACTTGTGGTGGCCCCGCGCTGCGAGCTCACCGTGTGGTCCCGGCAAGGCAAGGCGGGCAAGACGCACAAGTTCTCCGCCGGCACCTACCCGCGCCTGGAGGAGTACCGCCGGGGCATCTTAGGAGACTGGTCCAACGCTATCTCCGCGCTCTACTGCAG GTGCAGCTGA